The window TTTATTTATGTTTCCTTACATGAAAGAAGATCAATGATGAGTAATAAGTTAACTGGATATGAAGACGATGATCAACGAATAACTTTGAATTATGAAAATGGTAAATTAAAGCTGGATGTTGTTACTTCAGAAATTATTCGAGTATTTCAGTATCGTGGGCGATCAATTAATTCTTATGCGGTGGAAAGTAACAAAAATAAAACTACTAAATATATTGTCGAAAACAATGACAATTATGTTGAATTGCGAACTGCTGATCTAATTGTTAAAGCATATGACGAACAAAAGTTAGATGTTTATGATACAAATGGAGAGCCATTGATACTTGACTATCGTGGCAAACGACAATCGTTGCCAACTGACATGGATGAAGAACATCGAAAAACTGTGGGAGCTGAGGGCCACGATGTTGATGCTCTTGATAATAAGAACGTGCATTATTACGAGGTTGTGAAGTCCATGGCTAAGGATGAACAGTTTTATGGGCTTGGGGATAAAACTGGTTTTCTGAACAAACGTGGTTATGAGTTTGATAATTGGAATAGTGATGTTCCACAAGTTCATACTGAAGCTATAACCCATCTCTATAAGTCTATTCCGGTAGTATATGGAATAAAAAACAACCATCCTTACGGTTTGTTCTTTGACAATACTTACAAAAGTCACTTTGATATGGGTAAAGAAAGCAACGATTATTACTTTTACTCTTCAGTGGACGGAAATCTTGACTACTATATTCTTGGTGGGCCTACATTGAAAGATGTCGTTGCTAATTACTTTTATTTAACAGGCTGTGTTCCGTTGCCACAAAAATGGACACTAGGATATCAGCAATCTCGGTGGGGCTATAGCGTCAGCGATCAACGGGTTGAAAAAATTGCTGATGGTTTTGAAAAGTATGATTTACCAGTTGACGTAATTCACTTGGACATTGATTATATGCGAGGGTATCGTGATTTCACTTGGGATACTGATAAATACGCTCATCCAAGGGAATTTGTTTCCAAAATGCGCAAGCGTGGAATTCGGCTGATGCCAATTCTTGATGCTGGGGTTAAAAAGGATGATCGATATAATATCTATAAAGAAGGGATCGAAAAGGATTATTTTGTTAAGTCGCCAAATGGTACTGTCTATATTAACCAGGTATGGCCAGGAGATTCTGTATTTCCAGATTTTGGCAAACCAGAGGTGCGTAAATGGTGGAGCAAGCACGTTAAGTTCTTCACTGATATGGGAACATGTGGCATATGGAACGATATGAATGAACCTGCCTCCTTTAATGGGCCGCTTCCAAATGACATTATTTTCAGCGATGGAGAAAAAAATAGTACCCATGCAAAAATGCATAATGTTTATGGCCATAATATGGCCAAGGCTGCTTATGACGGATTGAAAGAAAATACCCATCAGCGACCTTACGTTATTACTCGGGCGGCTTATGCTGGTACTCAGAAATATTCCACGGTTTGGACCGGTGATAACCAAAGCTTGTGGTCTCATCTACAAATGGCAATTCCTCAACTAAACAATCTTGGTTTAAGTGGTTTTGCATTTGCTGGAACTGATATCGGTGGTTTTCAAGCCAATGCTACTGCTGAATTGATGATTAGGTGGATCGAAGCATCTCTATTTGTACCGTTATTCCGTAATCACGCTCAAATGGGAGTTCGTTTTCAAGAACCGTGGGCATTTGGCGAACCAACATTATCGATTTATCGTAAGTTTTTGTACCTGCGTTACCATTTTATTCCGTACCTATACGATCAATTCAAACATGAGACTGAATCTTGCCTTCCGGTTATGCGACCGCTTGTTCTGAACTATGATCGTGATCCAAAAGTTCGAAACATTAACGATGAATATATGGTTGGTACAGATGTTTTGGTAGCTCCGGTTCTTAATCAAGGTATAACTAAACGTCTTGTTTATTTACCAGCTGGTGACTGGATCAGCTTCTATAATGACGTTGAATATGCTGGCAACCATACAATCATGGTTGAATCACAGCTTGATAATTTACCGATATTTATTAAGAAAAACACTATTTTGCCATGGGGCAGAAAGGTTCAACATATCAGCGATGAGCCGGACAAAACGATTACTTTTCGACTTTTTGGAGAATTTGGTTCCTATGACCATTATCAAGATAATGGTCTCGACTTTGCATATCAACGAGGAGAATACAATAATTATTGTATTAAAGTCGTTGAAAATGGTAAGGCAAGCGTTGAACTTGTTAATAAAGGTTATGAATCGGTTTACGAAAAGATTTTTGTTGAAACTGGCAATGACAAGATTGAATTTGATTATAATCAACAATCTGGCAAGTATGTCCGTTGATAATTATTATTTAACGGATATTTTTAGTTTTATTAGAAAATAAGTTTATTATCGGACAAAAAAACATCAACCGTTAAAAACGATTGATGTTTTTAAATCAAAAATATTATCTAGTTTTTTTAACTATGACTCCTTCTTTAATAGTGCGAACAGCAAAGGCTCCTATAAGCAGAACGATTCCAGCAATTAACATCATAGCTGGTTGAGAATGGCCAACCAATGGGAAAATAGCGAAACTCAAAACGGAAGCCAGAATTTGTGGAACACATATCCCAATATTGAACAATCCTAGATATGCACCTTCGTTTTTACCGTTTAACGATGAAGTTAGTAGCGTGAATGGAATAGCACAAATAGTAAAATAGCCAATTCCAAACAGAATGAATGCTCCTACATCTAACCATTTGTTGGTAATGAAAGCAACAGAACCAATTCCAATTGCCCCAACGGCAAGTCCGAACGAATACCATTTTTTCCTGGAATTTTGATTAGCTTTGGCATAAATTAATCCCCAAACGATGCCAGAAATACTTAGAACGGCAGTTAAAACACCATACCAATTGCCAGCCGCTTGGTAACCCGCTGAGGCAGCATTAGTTGTATGCCAAACATTCTTTGCTATAGTTCCTGTAGTGTAAGTCCAACTATACATAATGGTGAACCAACTAAATAATTGTACTAAGTTAATCGTCCAAAATGCTTTTGGCGCCGTCTTTAGCAGATTCCATAGTGAAGCAGATTTCTTAGGTGCAGTTGTGTCGATGCCATGGTACTTAGCATAGTGGAGAGGATCGTATTCTTTAACGTTGAAAACAGTCCAGAAACTGGTAATTAGTAAAATAGCAGCGGAAACCAAGTATGCCCATATAACTGTGTTTGGTACAACCCCTTTTTTTGCAATATTGGACATGCCCAGCCAAGTAAAAATAAATGGTAATAAAGTAGCTAAGATTCCACCAGCATTAGAGAAAACCTGTTGCCAAGACCAAGCAAAGTTTTTTTGCTTATTATTAACCATATCTCCAACAATCATTTTGAATGGTTGCATGCAAATATTTGAAAACAAATCCATAAAGCATACTGCAAAAGCAGCATAGATCATAGCTATTAGGGAACCATAACCAAAACCCATTGATCCTGTAAAGGGCAGCATAATCAGCACCAATGCTGCAACTGGCGCGGCAAATAATAGGTATGGCATTCTTCGACCAAATTTATTCCAAGTTCGGTCAGAGTATTTACCAATCAATGGTTGAACTATCATTCCCATTAATGGTGGAAAGATGAAGAAGAAACCCAAATTATCTGGGTTAGCACCTATAGTTTGAAAAATCCTACTCATTTGTGAACTTTGTAGTGAAAATGCCATATTAACACCTAAGAAACCGAAGGTAATGGCAAATATGGTTTTTATTGGTAAGTCTGGTAAGCCGGTGTCAACATCGACATGTTTTGTATTTTTTGTAGTTTTTTTATCCATTAGTTAATCCTCCCCTCTGAAAAGCATTATTAAAATTTATAAACTTTAGCTTCATATGCGCGAATAATATCATGCTTGTCGTCTTTATAATTACTAATTATTAATTTCGCATTTGTTGGAACGTTGTAATGCCGTTCCACTTGTTGATCTGTGTAATTTAAAATTACCAATAGAGTTGTTTTGCCATCTTTTCTGGT of the Oenococcus sp. UCMA 16435 genome contains:
- a CDS encoding DUF4968 domain-containing protein produces the protein MSNKLTGYEDDDQRITLNYENGKLKLDVVTSEIIRVFQYRGRSINSYAVESNKNKTTKYIVENNDNYVELRTADLIVKAYDEQKLDVYDTNGEPLILDYRGKRQSLPTDMDEEHRKTVGAEGHDVDALDNKNVHYYEVVKSMAKDEQFYGLGDKTGFLNKRGYEFDNWNSDVPQVHTEAITHLYKSIPVVYGIKNNHPYGLFFDNTYKSHFDMGKESNDYYFYSSVDGNLDYYILGGPTLKDVVANYFYLTGCVPLPQKWTLGYQQSRWGYSVSDQRVEKIADGFEKYDLPVDVIHLDIDYMRGYRDFTWDTDKYAHPREFVSKMRKRGIRLMPILDAGVKKDDRYNIYKEGIEKDYFVKSPNGTVYINQVWPGDSVFPDFGKPEVRKWWSKHVKFFTDMGTCGIWNDMNEPASFNGPLPNDIIFSDGEKNSTHAKMHNVYGHNMAKAAYDGLKENTHQRPYVITRAAYAGTQKYSTVWTGDNQSLWSHLQMAIPQLNNLGLSGFAFAGTDIGGFQANATAELMIRWIEASLFVPLFRNHAQMGVRFQEPWAFGEPTLSIYRKFLYLRYHFIPYLYDQFKHETESCLPVMRPLVLNYDRDPKVRNINDEYMVGTDVLVAPVLNQGITKRLVYLPAGDWISFYNDVEYAGNHTIMVESQLDNLPIFIKKNTILPWGRKVQHISDEPDKTITFRLFGEFGSYDHYQDNGLDFAYQRGEYNNYCIKVVENGKASVELVNKGYESVYEKIFVETGNDKIEFDYNQQSGKYVR
- a CDS encoding SLC45 family MFS transporter, with product MDKKTTKNTKHVDVDTGLPDLPIKTIFAITFGFLGVNMAFSLQSSQMSRIFQTIGANPDNLGFFFIFPPLMGMIVQPLIGKYSDRTWNKFGRRMPYLLFAAPVAALVLIMLPFTGSMGFGYGSLIAMIYAAFAVCFMDLFSNICMQPFKMIVGDMVNNKQKNFAWSWQQVFSNAGGILATLLPFIFTWLGMSNIAKKGVVPNTVIWAYLVSAAILLITSFWTVFNVKEYDPLHYAKYHGIDTTAPKKSASLWNLLKTAPKAFWTINLVQLFSWFTIMYSWTYTTGTIAKNVWHTTNAASAGYQAAGNWYGVLTAVLSISGIVWGLIYAKANQNSRKKWYSFGLAVGAIGIGSVAFITNKWLDVGAFILFGIGYFTICAIPFTLLTSSLNGKNEGAYLGLFNIGICVPQILASVLSFAIFPLVGHSQPAMMLIAGIVLLIGAFAVRTIKEGVIVKKTR